From the genome of Lutzomyia longipalpis isolate SR_M1_2022 chromosome 2, ASM2433408v1, one region includes:
- the LOC129790710 gene encoding uncharacterized protein LOC129790710 isoform X2 has protein sequence MFSLSGESGMATLLQQKSCMKTLANGGGNGATGAGGAATAATAVLLPHEIVAQGSGQPEQAASAQYSQQFSNFLQYTQYTNFTPPTAYQVSSSTSIFSTHPHQQMSGSQNVVVPTASNVVVISPESLANGVVGDASTDDIIEEDDGIDEVSEVVKAATGECESANGLKEEQLEEEQEAEPEVDIVINNVVCSFSVRCHLNLREIALNGFNVEFRRENGMVTMKLRRPYTTASIWSSGKITCTGATSEDQAKIAARRYARCLQKLGFNVRFRNFRVVNVLGTCSMPWGIKIVNFSEKYRKEASYEPELHPGVTYKLKSPKATLKIFSTGSITVTAASVAFVQAAIEHIFPLVYEFRKPRAPTEPIADPASMAVDAMGEMGDEVMDQHSGRRRKKVKRPFGRTANDPTDNIMYVSDVEEYD, from the exons ATGTTTAGCCTGAGTGGGGAGAGTGGAATGGCTACGCTTCTGCAGCAGAAGAGCTGTATGAAAACACTGGCGAATGGGGGTGGAAATGGTGCAACGGGTGCTGGGGGTGCTGCCACAGCTGCCACGGCTGTCCTTCTACCACATGAGATTGTGGCACAGGGTAGTGGGCAACCGGAACAGGCAGCATCAGCGCAGTACTCGCAGCAATTTAGTAATTTCCTCCAGTACACTCAATATACGAATTTCACACCCCCAACAGCGTATCAAGTTAGTAGTTCCACAAGTATCTTCAGCACGCACCCGCATCAGCAGATGAGTGGGAGTCAGAATGTCGTAGTACCCACGGCATCCAATGTGGTGGTCATCTCACCTGAGAGTCTCGCCAATGGTGTCGTGGGGGATGCATCAACTGATGATATCATCGAAGAGGATGATGGTATTGATGAGGTGTCAGAGGTCGTGAAGGCGGCAACGGGGGAATGCGAGAGTGCCAATGGGCTGAAGGAGGAGCAGCTCGAGGAGGAGCAAGAAGCTGAACCGGAAGTTGACATAGTTATTAACAATGTTGTGTGTTCATTTAGTGTTAGGTGTCATCTCAATTTACGCGAAATTGCCCTAAATGGTTTCAATGTGGAATTCCGCCGTGAAAATGGGATGGTTACAATGAAACTCCGACGTCCCTACACCACCGCCTCCATCTGGTCATCCGGAAAGATTACCTGTACTGGTGCCACTTCTGAAGATCAG gcAAAAATTGCAGCGAGACGCTACGCTAGATGCCttcaaaaattaggttttAATGTTAGATTCCGCAATTTTCGCGTTGTGAATGTTTTGGGCACGTGCAGCATGCCGTGGGgtataaaaattgtcaatttttcGGAAAAGTACAGGAAAGAGGCGAGCTATGAACCAGAACTCCATCCTGGTGTTACATATAAACTCAAATCACCCAAAGCAACACTCAAGATCTTCTCAACGGGAAGTATCACTGTCACAG CTGCAAGTGTGGCATTCGTCCAGGCGGCCATTGAGCACATCTTTCCGCTGGTTTATGAATTCCGGAAACCAAGAGCTCCAACAGAACCAATTGCAGACCCTGCCTCCATGGCGGTGGATGCAATGGGAGAAATGGGAGATGAGGTGATGGACCAACATTCCGGGAGGCGAAGAAAGAAAGTTAAGAGACCTTTCGGGAGGACTGCCAATGATCCCACGGACAACATAATGTACGTCTCCGATGTGGAGGAATATGAT TAA
- the LOC129790710 gene encoding uncharacterized protein LOC129790710 isoform X1 — MFSLSGESGMATLLQQKSCMKTLANGGGNGATGAGGAATAATAVLLPHEIVAQGSGQPEQAASAQYSQQFSNFLQYTQYTNFTPPTAYQVSSSTSIFSTHPHQQMSGSQNVVVPTASNVVVISPESLANGVVGDASTDDIIEEDDGIDEVSEVVKAATGECESANGLKEEQLEEEQEAEPEVDIVINNVVCSFSVRCHLNLREIALNGFNVEFRRENGMVTMKLRRPYTTASIWSSGKITCTGATSEDQAKIAARRYARCLQKLGFNVRFRNFRVVNVLGTCSMPWGIKIVNFSEKYRKEASYEPELHPGVTYKLKSPKATLKIFSTGSITVTAASVAFVQAAIEHIFPLVYEFRKPRAPTEPIADPASMAVDAMGEMGDEVMDQHSGRRRKKVKRPFGRTANDPTDNIMYVSDVEEYDARGRQKQALSKRRRFK; from the exons ATGTTTAGCCTGAGTGGGGAGAGTGGAATGGCTACGCTTCTGCAGCAGAAGAGCTGTATGAAAACACTGGCGAATGGGGGTGGAAATGGTGCAACGGGTGCTGGGGGTGCTGCCACAGCTGCCACGGCTGTCCTTCTACCACATGAGATTGTGGCACAGGGTAGTGGGCAACCGGAACAGGCAGCATCAGCGCAGTACTCGCAGCAATTTAGTAATTTCCTCCAGTACACTCAATATACGAATTTCACACCCCCAACAGCGTATCAAGTTAGTAGTTCCACAAGTATCTTCAGCACGCACCCGCATCAGCAGATGAGTGGGAGTCAGAATGTCGTAGTACCCACGGCATCCAATGTGGTGGTCATCTCACCTGAGAGTCTCGCCAATGGTGTCGTGGGGGATGCATCAACTGATGATATCATCGAAGAGGATGATGGTATTGATGAGGTGTCAGAGGTCGTGAAGGCGGCAACGGGGGAATGCGAGAGTGCCAATGGGCTGAAGGAGGAGCAGCTCGAGGAGGAGCAAGAAGCTGAACCGGAAGTTGACATAGTTATTAACAATGTTGTGTGTTCATTTAGTGTTAGGTGTCATCTCAATTTACGCGAAATTGCCCTAAATGGTTTCAATGTGGAATTCCGCCGTGAAAATGGGATGGTTACAATGAAACTCCGACGTCCCTACACCACCGCCTCCATCTGGTCATCCGGAAAGATTACCTGTACTGGTGCCACTTCTGAAGATCAG gcAAAAATTGCAGCGAGACGCTACGCTAGATGCCttcaaaaattaggttttAATGTTAGATTCCGCAATTTTCGCGTTGTGAATGTTTTGGGCACGTGCAGCATGCCGTGGGgtataaaaattgtcaatttttcGGAAAAGTACAGGAAAGAGGCGAGCTATGAACCAGAACTCCATCCTGGTGTTACATATAAACTCAAATCACCCAAAGCAACACTCAAGATCTTCTCAACGGGAAGTATCACTGTCACAG CTGCAAGTGTGGCATTCGTCCAGGCGGCCATTGAGCACATCTTTCCGCTGGTTTATGAATTCCGGAAACCAAGAGCTCCAACAGAACCAATTGCAGACCCTGCCTCCATGGCGGTGGATGCAATGGGAGAAATGGGAGATGAGGTGATGGACCAACATTCCGGGAGGCGAAGAAAGAAAGTTAAGAGACCTTTCGGGAGGACTGCCAATGATCCCACGGACAACATAATGTACGTCTCCGATGTGGAGGAATATGAT GCCCGAGGAAGACAGAAACAAGCACTCTCGAAACGTCGCAGGTTTAaataa